The genomic segment GCGCCAGTTCGGACTCCGCCGTCAGGTAGCCGAAGCTGGGCCACTGCGAGCGCACGGCCGTGATCCGCGACAACAGCGCCTCCGCCTGCGGGCGCCGGCCGTTGTAGAGGTGCCAGTTCGCCACGCCATACGCGGTGGTCACGTCCTCGAGGTTGCCCTCGGGGCCGAAGTTCTTCAGCAGGTCGGCCTCGGTCAGCTCGCCCTTGTAGAGCAGCAGCAGGCGGTGGTACGCCCCGTTCTCGATCACGTCCATCGACGCCGTGATCGGCTGCAGCACCGCCGCCGCCTCGTCGTCTCGATGCAGGCGGCGCAGCGCCATGTACAGCCAGTGGCTGGTGGCCACCAGCATGTCGTTGTTGCCGCGTGACGCGGCGACATCCTCGCGATACAGCGGCAGCGCCTTGTCGAACTGCCCGCTGAGGTAGTACGCGAGGCCGAGGTGATAGCGGATGTTTCCCTGCAGCGTGCTGGTGGGGATGTTGCGCGCATTGGGCTGGCCATCGGGCTCCACCTCGTCGGGCCTGCCTTTCGTGAGTGCATACGCGCGCTCGAAATCGGCGATGGCCCTCGGGAGCTGGCGGGTGGTGAGGTAGCGATGGCCGCGATGCCGGTAGAGGCGCGCGTCGGCGGGGTGCGACGTGAGGCCGCGGGTGTAGATGTCGATGGCCTCGTTGAAGCGGCCGAGGTACGCCGTGCGGCGGCCGAGCCAGATGATGGAGTCGGCGTCGGCCGGCGTGTGGTCGTACGCGCGGCGCGCGACAGCGAGCTGGGCCTCCATCCGCTCACGGGTCGCTCCCTGCGGTTCGGGCCTGAGGAGAGGCTGGCCGGTGAGCGAGGTGGCCTCGACGACGCCTGGCGTCGTGACGGGACTGCGCCCCGGGACCTGCGCTCCGGCGGTCGCCGGCCCGAGGGTCACGAGGGCGGTGCAGGCTGATGCGCACGCGGCTGAGAGGAGGGAGCGCGGGAGAGGCATGGCTGAACCCGGTGGCCGGAGGGTGATGAAGGTGCCGGGTGCGTGGTTTGGCCCGAGACCGGCGCGCGTGAATCGAAGCCCGGTGCACACCGGCGGTCAACGCCAGCCCCCCACGGGAAACCAGCGGTCCGCGTTAGTGTACTGATGTCACGACGCAGGCAGGCCCCGCCGTGCCGGCTGGCGGCCTCTGCGCCATTCCACCCGCGCAACGCCCTCCCGTCATGCGAGTCACCGCCCCGAAGGTCCGCGTCTTCCTGCCGGTCTTCGCGGCCGTCTTCCTCACCGACTGCGCCAGCAAGCGGGTGGCGGTGGAACAGCTCGCGCCGGCGTACGTGCCGCACGAGGTGCTGGGCGACTTCCTGCGCTTCACGCTCGCCTTCAACGTGCGCGCTGCGATGGGACTGTCGGCGGGTGCCGCGTCGCGGTGGATCCTCGCCCTCATCGCCACGGCGATGGTCGTGTCGGTACTGGTCTGGCTGGTGCGCACCCGCACCGATGACCGGATGCTGCTCAGTGGCCTGGCACTGGTGGCGGGTGGCGCGCTCGGCAACCTGGTGGACCGGCTGCGGTGGGACCGCGGCGTGGTGGATTTCATCGACGTCGGCCTGGGCGACCTGCGGTTCTACATCTTCAACGTCGCCGACATGGCGATCACCATCGGTGCCGTGCTGCTCTGGTTCGCGATGAAGCACGCCGAGCAGTCACCCGATGGCGCGGCAGGCGCCGGCACGCCGGCGGGGACGTGACTCGCGGCGCGGTGCGCCGTGCGGTGGTGCTCTCGCTTGGCGCGCTGTCACTGTCGGCCTGTGTGCTGCGCCCGACGCTGACCGACACATTCGGCTTCAAGCCGAAGCAGATGAAGCGCGGACGCGCCGCACCCAGCGAGTGGGGCTGGGACGCCGCCAGCCTCGACACGATCGCGCGACTGGATTCGGCCGGCGGCCTGCTGGCGTGGTGGGGCGCCGCGCCGACTGATTCCGCGCCATGCGGCGGTGCGCTGCTGCTGCACGGCAAGGGCCGCAACCGTGCGGAGATGATGCCGCTGGGGAAGGCGCTGCAGGCGAAGGGGTTCTCGGTGCTGATCCCCGACTATCGCGGGTACGGCGGCACGGAGGGCACACCGACGACGGTGGGGCTGTACGACGATGC from the Gemmatimonadaceae bacterium genome contains:
- a CDS encoding tetratricopeptide repeat protein, with product MPLPRSLLSAACASACTALVTLGPATAGAQVPGRSPVTTPGVVEATSLTGQPLLRPEPQGATRERMEAQLAVARRAYDHTPADADSIIWLGRRTAYLGRFNEAIDIYTRGLTSHPADARLYRHRGHRYLTTRQLPRAIADFERAYALTKGRPDEVEPDGQPNARNIPTSTLQGNIRYHLGLAYYLSGQFDKALPLYREDVAASRGNNDMLVATSHWLYMALRRLHRDDEAAAVLQPITASMDVIENGAYHRLLLLYKGELTEADLLKNFGPEGNLEDVTTAYGVANWHLYNGRRPQAEALLSRITAVRSQWPSFGYLTAESELARMVRQ
- the lspA gene encoding signal peptidase II gives rise to the protein MRVTAPKVRVFLPVFAAVFLTDCASKRVAVEQLAPAYVPHEVLGDFLRFTLAFNVRAAMGLSAGAASRWILALIATAMVVSVLVWLVRTRTDDRMLLSGLALVAGGALGNLVDRLRWDRGVVDFIDVGLGDLRFYIFNVADMAITIGAVLLWFAMKHAEQSPDGAAGAGTPAGT